A window of the Lolium perenne isolate Kyuss_39 chromosome 7, Kyuss_2.0, whole genome shotgun sequence genome harbors these coding sequences:
- the LOC139833939 gene encoding uncharacterized protein, producing the protein MPSDTSPTSDWACDDFIVLSWIYGSISTELFGIVISLGSTARQIWDSIANLFHDNKKSRALALDAEFRNTPQGDMSVHDYCVKLKSLADALGDVGEKILDDTLVLTVLRGLNEQYIHLRSFLSYQVPFPTFLHRTGSRGGAKKD; encoded by the coding sequence atgccttcggacacctcccccACCTCCGACTGGGCGTGTGACGACTTCATCGTACTTTCCTGGATCTATGGATCAATCTCAACCGAGCTCTTCGGTATCGTCATATCCCTTGGCTCGACGGCGCGGCAGATCTGGGACTCCATCGCCAACCTCTTCCACGACAACAAGAAAAGCCGCGCCCTCGCCCTCGATGCGGAATTCCGCAACACGCCACAAGGCGACATGAGTGTCCATGATTACTGCGTCAAGCTAAAGTCTCTTGCCGATGCTCTCGGTGATGTTGGTGAGAAGATCTTGGATGACACCCTCGTCCTCACGGTTCTACGCGGCCTCAACGAGCAATACATCCACCTTCGCTCTTTCCTTTCCTACCAGGTGCCGTTCCCCACGTTCCTGCACCGCACTGGTTCTCGAGGAGGCGCAAAAAAAGACTGA